A window of the Mucilaginibacter sp. cycad4 genome harbors these coding sequences:
- a CDS encoding long-chain fatty acid--CoA ligase: MSKNTELSTVPSFIRNTVANIHSLDHTFLLHKVKDTWVEISYGEALEKIDAISAWFLHIGIRKGDRLSLIIENGPNYVYYDQALQQIGAVNTSIYPTLTENEIEYILNDSGARAIICGNPFLFRKVLKVANNCPELIRLIPAFDDFEKFSDKISLNAGVVSFEQVIAEGRTLVEQYRHAINAAREAILTTDTSCLIYTSGTTGVPKGVVLTHHNLTQNTINSLIQIPFVEKTDRFLSFLPLSHVFERTIYHIAIYRGSQIAFAQSLELLAKNMGEVKPTILCCVPRLLERIHDKAIKSGTSAGGLKTKIFLWAFEIGKKVRLVQEAGKSPNVVLKAQHGIAEKLVFSKIKEKTGGQLKFMVSGGGALPKNIGEFFGDLGIVILEGFGLTETSPVMAVTERHRVIYGTVGRIIPGIEVAIQNVDTKQIYSIQTHDNFKEDTLTEEGEIIVRGHCVMKGYWNKPEETATVIDSHGWFHTGDIGRFFRGNLQITDRLKNMLVNAYGKNIYPTPVENTYLKSPKIEQVFLVGDKREYIAAIIVPARETLQETFNLQNDFFERPEVFIDDKEIVDWVGADIRKYSNELAKFERIKSFKIKRNPFSMDEGEITPTMKAKRKVIEKKYAADIDELYVGETEED, translated from the coding sequence ATGAGTAAAAATACCGAGCTTTCAACTGTTCCGAGTTTCATTCGCAATACCGTTGCTAATATTCATTCCTTAGATCATACGTTCCTGCTCCATAAAGTTAAAGACACCTGGGTTGAGATCAGTTATGGTGAGGCGTTGGAAAAAATAGATGCTATTTCGGCCTGGTTTCTGCATATTGGTATCAGGAAAGGCGACAGGCTGTCGCTGATTATCGAAAACGGTCCAAATTACGTTTATTACGATCAGGCCCTGCAACAGATTGGTGCAGTTAATACCTCCATATACCCTACCCTTACCGAAAATGAAATCGAATATATTCTGAATGATTCGGGGGCCCGTGCCATTATCTGTGGTAACCCATTCCTGTTCAGAAAGGTTTTAAAAGTGGCTAACAACTGCCCGGAGCTGATCCGCCTGATCCCGGCATTTGATGATTTTGAAAAATTTAGTGACAAGATAAGTTTAAATGCCGGGGTTGTAAGCTTTGAACAGGTAATTGCCGAAGGCCGCACGCTGGTGGAGCAATATCGCCATGCTATTAACGCAGCGCGCGAAGCCATCTTAACAACAGATACTTCATGCCTTATTTATACATCGGGTACCACTGGTGTACCTAAAGGGGTTGTGTTAACACATCATAACCTTACACAGAATACCATCAACAGCCTCATCCAGATTCCGTTTGTTGAAAAAACAGACAGGTTTTTATCATTCCTCCCGCTATCGCACGTATTTGAGCGCACCATTTACCATATAGCCATTTACCGGGGATCACAAATCGCCTTTGCCCAAAGTCTTGAACTGCTGGCGAAAAACATGGGCGAGGTTAAACCTACTATACTTTGCTGTGTACCCCGGTTATTGGAACGTATCCACGACAAAGCCATCAAAAGCGGCACATCGGCCGGCGGCCTTAAAACCAAGATCTTTCTTTGGGCATTTGAGATCGGTAAAAAAGTACGTCTGGTGCAGGAAGCCGGTAAATCGCCTAATGTTGTCCTAAAAGCACAACATGGCATTGCCGAAAAACTGGTATTCAGCAAGATCAAGGAAAAAACAGGCGGACAATTGAAATTCATGGTATCGGGTGGTGGCGCGTTACCTAAAAACATCGGTGAATTTTTTGGCGACCTGGGCATTGTAATTTTAGAGGGTTTTGGCTTAACTGAAACCTCGCCCGTAATGGCAGTTACAGAGCGCCACAGGGTAATTTATGGTACCGTTGGCCGTATTATTCCCGGTATTGAAGTGGCTATCCAGAATGTCGATACCAAACAGATCTATAGTATCCAAACACACGATAACTTTAAAGAAGACACCCTGACCGAAGAAGGCGAGATCATTGTTCGCGGGCATTGTGTAATGAAAGGCTACTGGAACAAGCCCGAAGAAACGGCTACTGTTATTGATTCGCACGGCTGGTTCCATACCGGCGATATCGGCAGGTTTTTCCGCGGCAACCTCCAAATTACCGACCGCCTTAAAAACATGCTGGTGAATGCTTACGGCAAAAATATCTACCCAACGCCGGTAGAGAACACTTACCTCAAAAGCCCTAAAATTGAACAGGTGTTTTTAGTAGGCGATAAACGCGAATACATTGCTGCCATTATTGTGCCGGCACGCGAAACCCTGCAGGAAACCTTTAACCTTCAAAATGATTTCTTTGAACGCCCTGAAGTATTTATTGATGATAAAGAAATAGTTGACTGGGTAGGCGCCGACATCCGTAAATACAGCAATGAGCTGGCCAAGTTTGAACGTATCAAATCATTCAAGATAAAACGCAACCCTTTCAGCATGGATGAAGGTGAGATTACCCCCACCATGAAAGCCAAACGCAAGGTCATCGAAAAGAAATACGCTGCCGATATTGATGAATTGTATGTTGGCGAGACTGAGGAAGACTAA
- a CDS encoding DUF763 domain-containing protein, translated as MKRSGSADLPLHYGYVPQWLAERMAKLGLAVVETIVMDYGKDEVLRRLSDPFWFQSLGAVMGMDWHSSGITTSVMGALKKSINPHSRELGIYICGGKGKHSKQTPAELLKVGETTGLDGNYLVKCSKLSAKVDNTAIQDGFQLYTHNFILSDTGKWAVVQQGMSDASSTARRYHWHSEQLSSFVDDPHTFIYGKNNGYILNMTDKEADVSRNGVMQIAAENPGIMIREISKLVMPSHHEVYAKDVDLKRLGAVLWLAHEKQPKDFEDLLLLQGLGPRTLQSLALVSEVIHGTPSRFKDPARFSFAHGGKDGAPFPVPVKVYDETLNTLQTAIHRAKMGNTDKNEAIKRLSQIAERAEKDFTPNANFDKVIEKERNDSWKYGGRTVFGKAQPPVQQQLKLF; from the coding sequence ATGAAGCGATCAGGCAGTGCTGACTTACCGTTACATTATGGCTATGTGCCACAGTGGCTTGCCGAACGGATGGCCAAGCTTGGCCTTGCTGTGGTGGAAACCATCGTGATGGATTACGGTAAGGATGAAGTACTTCGCCGTTTGAGCGATCCTTTTTGGTTTCAGAGTTTAGGTGCTGTTATGGGGATGGACTGGCATTCATCCGGCATAACAACCTCCGTGATGGGTGCTTTAAAAAAATCTATTAACCCGCACAGCCGCGAATTGGGCATTTATATTTGCGGTGGGAAAGGTAAACACTCCAAACAAACCCCGGCCGAGCTTTTAAAAGTAGGCGAAACTACCGGGCTTGACGGTAATTACCTGGTGAAATGCAGTAAACTGAGTGCCAAGGTTGATAATACCGCCATTCAGGACGGCTTCCAGCTTTATACCCATAATTTTATTTTAAGCGATACCGGCAAATGGGCCGTGGTACAGCAGGGCATGAGCGATGCCAGCAGCACCGCCCGAAGGTACCACTGGCATTCGGAGCAGTTAAGCTCCTTTGTGGATGATCCGCATACTTTTATCTATGGTAAGAACAACGGCTATATCCTGAACATGACAGATAAGGAAGCAGATGTTTCACGCAATGGCGTTATGCAGATCGCCGCCGAAAACCCCGGTATCATGATCAGGGAGATCAGCAAGCTGGTGATGCCCAGCCATCATGAGGTGTACGCCAAAGATGTCGACCTTAAACGCCTCGGTGCTGTACTTTGGCTGGCCCATGAAAAACAGCCCAAAGATTTTGAAGACCTGCTATTGCTTCAAGGTTTAGGGCCACGTACATTACAATCACTGGCTTTAGTGAGCGAGGTGATCCATGGCACACCATCCCGGTTCAAGGATCCTGCGAGGTTTTCCTTTGCACATGGCGGTAAGGATGGCGCCCCCTTTCCGGTGCCTGTTAAAGTTTATGACGAAACATTAAACACCCTGCAAACGGCTATTCACAGAGCAAAAATGGGTAATACTGATAAAAACGAAGCCATCAAACGCCTTTCCCAAATAGCCGAAAGAGCTGAAAAAGATTTCACGCCTAATGCCAACTTTGATAAAGTTATTGAAAAGGAACGCAACGATTCGTGGAAATATGGGGGCCGTACCGTTTTTGGCAAGGCTCAACCACCTGTACAGCAACAATTAAAACTATTTTAA
- a CDS encoding DUF4142 domain-containing protein, with product MSRLTSVLLFLFALVMAQSCQSNRHANNYNKALVDDNGLLFIKSGEESTLASVKASGLAIANSKNQRVIQFAKLMIDDHTMLADDFKKLRTDNFIADSVVISPMHQQIIDDLDLKKAGAFDRAYIQLVINDHTEQIALYKTTAKDRKNTSLADFAAKMLPGLQAHLDTAKFISTTLK from the coding sequence ATGAGCCGATTAACCAGCGTTTTATTATTCCTGTTTGCTTTGGTGATGGCACAATCCTGCCAAAGTAACCGGCATGCCAATAATTATAACAAGGCCCTGGTTGATGATAACGGTTTATTGTTCATTAAAAGTGGGGAAGAATCGACCCTCGCATCTGTAAAAGCATCCGGTTTGGCAATCGCTAACTCAAAAAATCAACGCGTTATTCAGTTTGCCAAGCTCATGATTGATGACCATACCATGCTTGCCGACGACTTTAAGAAGCTCAGGACTGATAATTTTATTGCGGATTCGGTTGTTATAAGCCCTATGCATCAACAAATTATCGATGATCTTGACCTGAAGAAAGCGGGGGCGTTTGACAGGGCCTATATCCAATTGGTAATAAATGATCATACCGAACAAATAGCCCTATACAAAACCACGGCAAAAGACAGGAAAAACACAAGCCTCGCCGATTTTGCTGCTAAAATGCTGCCCGGTTTACAGGCCCATTTAGATACCGCAAAGTTTATCAGCACTACCTTAAAATAG
- a CDS encoding response regulator, whose protein sequence is MNTKQNLYTMTSTEKITCYCFNKDCANSIYHDATCLSIQVPLEVVLSRTLNCIECGTELLSPLLIEIKKDILNLIKDDQHRSVAIIDDDIIFHETVKIILKDNWLNASFYMDPEPVYKALYNNQNKHAEIPNIIFLDLDMPVMDGWEFLKLFNNIYSSLVKPVSVYIISNSVDPADQKRAKAYPFVKSFISKPLTRHFLGKINEELSRNAVTLELKPAPNWQQ, encoded by the coding sequence ATGAACACTAAACAAAACCTTTACACTATGACCAGCACCGAAAAAATCACATGTTATTGCTTTAATAAAGATTGTGCTAACTCTATATATCATGACGCCACCTGCCTATCGATACAAGTACCGCTTGAGGTTGTATTGTCACGTACCCTGAATTGTATTGAATGCGGCACCGAACTTTTGTCTCCGTTACTTATCGAAATCAAAAAAGATATACTCAATCTTATTAAAGACGATCAGCACCGTTCGGTAGCCATCATTGATGATGACATTATTTTTCATGAAACGGTTAAAATCATATTGAAAGATAATTGGTTAAATGCAAGCTTTTATATGGATCCGGAACCTGTTTACAAAGCATTATATAACAACCAGAATAAACATGCAGAAATACCCAACATTATTTTTCTTGACCTCGATATGCCGGTAATGGATGGGTGGGAATTTTTAAAATTGTTCAATAATATTTACAGCTCATTAGTAAAACCTGTTTCGGTTTATATTATTTCAAACTCTGTTGATCCTGCCGATCAGAAACGGGCTAAAGCATACCCCTTTGTTAAAAGCTTTATTTCAAAACCATTAACAAGGCATTTTTTGGGCAAGATAAATGAAGAACTTTCAAGAAATGCAGTTACTCTTGAACTAAAACCGGCACCTAACTGGCAGCAATAA
- a CDS encoding AAA domain-containing protein, translating to MDYFKKLLSLLQTEQNEDRQAYLKLTETSSTAERRAAGLTWYPIAIKGTEIGRGDYLTVEVERPSHQDLSHQFRFGASVALFSNHDPKADRINGTVSYQGGNRLKLTLNTDELPDWSRNGKLGIDLLFDDNSYDEMQKALKLSARLVDDHKEGHLTRVLTGQSTPAFIPETIYYPLNSLNASQQQAVQKIIEAQELAIVHGPPGTGKTTTLVQAIKALIKQNKQQILVVAPSNTAVDLLSEKLSNEGLNVLRIGNPARVSERLMALTLDSRISAHSDMKEIKKLKKQASEYKNMAHKYKRNFGKAERDQRKALFDAAHQLIKEVDKTEQFITEDLLGKAQIITATLVGANHYTIRNLKFHTVVIDEAGQALEPACWIPISKAQKVIFAGDHLQLPPTIKSQQAAKDGLSTTLLEKCAALHPESVILLEEQYRMNEAVMGFSSKEFYDSRLKAHSTVARQLLFPGDLPVSFIDTAGCGYDEKQEGTSTANPEEAAFLLKHLHKLVSELTGSYSTENFPTIAVISPYKEQIRILNQLLLDSPELLIYADKIAVNTIDSFQGQERDVVYISLTRSNTEGEIGFLNDIRRMNVAMTRARKKLVVIGDSSTLASSAFYADMISYAEQLNGYQSAWDYADYD from the coding sequence ATGGACTATTTTAAAAAGCTGCTCAGCTTATTACAAACTGAACAGAACGAAGACCGCCAGGCTTATCTCAAACTAACTGAAACATCTTCAACTGCCGAACGCCGGGCAGCAGGGCTTACATGGTACCCCATAGCGATAAAGGGCACCGAAATAGGCCGCGGCGATTACCTTACTGTTGAGGTAGAACGGCCTTCTCACCAGGACCTTAGTCACCAGTTCAGGTTCGGCGCTTCAGTTGCATTGTTCTCCAACCATGACCCCAAAGCCGATCGTATAAACGGCACAGTATCATACCAGGGCGGCAACCGGCTAAAATTAACTTTGAACACCGACGAACTGCCCGACTGGAGCCGGAATGGTAAGCTTGGCATCGACCTGCTGTTTGATGACAACAGTTATGACGAGATGCAGAAAGCGCTCAAACTATCTGCCAGGCTTGTTGATGATCATAAAGAAGGCCACCTCACGCGGGTGTTAACCGGGCAAAGTACGCCGGCTTTTATCCCAGAAACAATTTATTACCCGCTTAATAGCTTAAATGCTTCACAACAGCAGGCTGTTCAAAAAATAATTGAGGCACAGGAGCTTGCCATAGTTCACGGCCCTCCGGGCACTGGTAAAACCACCACGCTTGTACAGGCTATCAAAGCGCTGATAAAGCAAAACAAGCAACAGATCCTGGTTGTAGCGCCAAGTAATACGGCGGTTGATTTGCTAAGCGAAAAGCTGAGCAATGAAGGTCTGAATGTACTGCGTATAGGTAACCCGGCAAGAGTATCCGAAAGGCTGATGGCCTTAACCTTAGACAGCAGGATAAGTGCCCATAGCGATATGAAAGAGATTAAAAAGCTTAAAAAGCAAGCTTCGGAGTATAAGAACATGGCGCACAAATACAAGCGCAATTTTGGCAAAGCCGAACGCGACCAGCGCAAAGCACTTTTTGATGCAGCCCACCAGCTCATTAAAGAAGTGGATAAAACCGAACAATTTATTACGGAGGACCTGCTTGGTAAAGCACAGATAATTACGGCAACCCTTGTAGGCGCCAACCATTATACCATCCGCAATTTAAAATTCCATACGGTAGTTATTGACGAAGCCGGTCAGGCGCTTGAACCCGCCTGCTGGATCCCGATATCGAAGGCGCAAAAAGTGATCTTCGCCGGAGATCATTTGCAGCTCCCGCCTACCATCAAATCGCAACAGGCCGCCAAAGATGGCCTTAGCACTACCCTGCTCGAAAAATGTGCTGCCCTCCACCCCGAATCGGTGATATTGCTCGAAGAACAGTACCGGATGAATGAAGCCGTCATGGGCTTTTCATCAAAAGAGTTTTATGACAGCAGGTTAAAGGCGCACTCCACTGTTGCCCGTCAGCTGTTATTTCCCGGCGATTTGCCTGTAAGCTTTATTGATACCGCGGGCTGTGGTTACGATGAAAAACAGGAAGGCACCAGCACGGCAAATCCTGAAGAGGCCGCATTTCTGCTCAAACACCTTCATAAGCTGGTTAGCGAACTCACAGGATCTTATTCAACAGAAAACTTCCCAACTATAGCAGTTATTTCCCCATACAAAGAGCAGATCAGGATTTTAAATCAATTGTTGCTGGATTCACCGGAGTTGTTGATTTATGCTGATAAAATTGCAGTCAACACTATCGACAGTTTCCAGGGGCAGGAACGCGATGTGGTTTACATCAGCCTTACCCGCAGCAATACCGAAGGCGAAATAGGTTTCCTCAATGATATCCGCCGCATGAACGTGGCCATGACCCGCGCCCGCAAAAAGCTGGTAGTGATTGGCGATAGTTCAACCCTGGCATCTTCGGCTTTTTATGCAGACATGATCAGTTATGCAGAGCAATTAAACGGTTATCAAAGCGCCTGGGACTACGCGGATTACGATTAA
- a CDS encoding family 20 glycosylhydrolase — translation MNFKPHYLTKLITLASFFIFSGQTNKVSAQATTDDPHLGIIPAPASVTKNSGMFTFSQLTAIKADNPKDKAVLWLKSYLQDNRHLNIKVAKYNSKLKAAKSRGLILTAKGANKLPGEGYKLTITPRNIIIVGKDAGLFYGIQSLLQLFPVENAAAYKLPCAVIEDSPRFGYRGMMLDVSRHFFTIPQVKKVIELIASYKLNTFHWHLVDGQGWRIEIKKYPKLTQVGAFRQQTMFGSNRDWPDSLSYGGYYTQEQIKEVVKFAADRYINVIPEIEMPAHSEAALRAYPEFKCDTVAGQKAPRDINNIYCPTEQTFTFLEDVLTEVMALFPSKYIHIGGDEAGKDPWKQSAFCQALMKEKGLKDEKELQSYFIQRIEKFINSKGRSIIGWDEILEGGLAPNATVMSWQGEEGGINAARQKHNVIMTPQTTGNYFDHYQSSSPQEPVSFGRYATLEETYNYDPVSKQLTPDEQKYVIGTQGNLWTEYVPTVAKLQYQIMPRVFALSEVAWSKPENKDYTNFSEIRLAKHFARLDAMNYNYRVPTALTTIDTMVVGPKFVYTLKSVVPGTKIYYTLNGRDPLDTDLQYDEPITFSIPQNEKRELRTRVITPSGRRSIATRTLMYNKAPMPAVNYTANKPGLKYKWAKNTFTSPDQLSYATAQDSSTTNKLDVEPLKKDNPNFGVVYDGYVNVLADGTYNFTLASYAASQLFIDGVQLTEAEYALPLAKGFHQIKVKYIYNAPPPPTGRYRPRVAPLKVYVTAPGSFEKKELNAADLYY, via the coding sequence ATGAATTTTAAACCGCACTATTTAACAAAACTCATCACGCTTGCAAGCTTTTTTATCTTTTCAGGGCAAACCAACAAAGTATCGGCCCAGGCCACTACCGACGATCCACATTTGGGTATTATCCCTGCCCCTGCTTCCGTTACCAAAAATAGCGGCATGTTTACGTTTAGCCAACTTACAGCAATCAAGGCTGATAATCCGAAAGATAAAGCTGTTTTATGGCTCAAAAGCTATCTGCAGGATAACCGGCACCTGAATATTAAAGTAGCTAAATACAATTCAAAGCTTAAAGCCGCAAAAAGCAGGGGGCTGATCTTAACTGCAAAGGGAGCCAATAAATTGCCCGGGGAAGGTTATAAACTAACCATCACCCCGCGTAATATCATCATAGTTGGTAAGGATGCAGGACTGTTTTATGGCATCCAATCCTTATTACAGCTTTTCCCGGTTGAAAATGCGGCTGCTTACAAATTGCCTTGCGCGGTAATTGAAGATTCGCCTCGTTTTGGATACCGGGGTATGATGCTGGATGTATCGCGCCATTTCTTCACTATCCCACAGGTAAAAAAGGTGATCGAGCTTATAGCCTCCTATAAACTCAATACCTTTCACTGGCATTTGGTTGATGGCCAGGGATGGCGTATCGAGATCAAAAAATATCCCAAACTTACCCAGGTGGGCGCATTCCGCCAGCAAACTATGTTTGGCAGTAACCGCGACTGGCCCGACTCGCTTAGTTATGGCGGCTATTATACCCAGGAGCAAATTAAAGAGGTAGTAAAATTTGCTGCCGACCGGTATATCAACGTTATCCCCGAAATTGAAATGCCTGCCCATTCCGAGGCAGCCTTGCGTGCTTACCCGGAGTTTAAATGCGATACTGTAGCCGGCCAGAAAGCCCCGCGCGATATCAACAACATTTACTGCCCTACCGAGCAAACGTTTACCTTTTTAGAGGATGTGCTTACCGAAGTGATGGCTTTATTCCCAAGCAAATACATCCACATAGGCGGTGACGAGGCTGGTAAAGACCCCTGGAAGCAATCGGCATTTTGCCAGGCTTTGATGAAAGAAAAAGGGCTGAAAGATGAAAAGGAGCTGCAAAGCTATTTTATCCAGCGAATAGAAAAATTCATCAATTCCAAAGGCCGCAGTATTATAGGCTGGGATGAGATTTTAGAAGGCGGCCTCGCCCCCAATGCCACAGTAATGAGCTGGCAGGGCGAAGAAGGCGGTATTAACGCCGCCCGTCAAAAGCATAACGTGATCATGACGCCGCAAACCACCGGCAATTATTTTGATCATTACCAAAGCAGTTCGCCTCAGGAGCCGGTATCATTTGGCCGTTATGCAACATTGGAAGAAACTTACAACTACGATCCGGTTTCAAAACAATTAACACCTGATGAGCAGAAATATGTAATTGGTACCCAGGGTAACCTCTGGACAGAATATGTGCCAACAGTAGCCAAGCTTCAATACCAGATCATGCCAAGGGTATTCGCCCTTTCAGAAGTAGCCTGGAGTAAGCCGGAGAACAAAGACTATACAAATTTTTCCGAAATAAGGCTGGCCAAACATTTCGCAAGGCTTGATGCAATGAATTACAATTACCGTGTACCAACTGCCTTAACTACTATTGACACCATGGTAGTAGGCCCTAAATTTGTTTACACGCTAAAATCGGTGGTGCCCGGTACTAAGATCTATTATACCCTGAACGGGCGCGATCCCCTGGATACCGACCTGCAGTATGACGAACCAATCACCTTCTCCATTCCGCAAAATGAAAAGCGGGAATTAAGAACAAGGGTGATCACACCATCTGGTCGCCGGAGCATAGCCACCCGCACTTTAATGTATAATAAAGCGCCGATGCCTGCTGTAAATTATACAGCCAATAAGCCGGGGCTTAAATATAAATGGGCAAAAAACACGTTCACCTCACCCGATCAGCTTAGTTACGCTACCGCACAGGATTCATCAACCACCAATAAACTGGATGTCGAACCTCTGAAAAAAGACAATCCTAACTTCGGCGTGGTTTATGACGGTTATGTGAACGTTTTAGCCGACGGTACTTATAACTTTACCCTTGCAAGTTATGCCGCCAGCCAGTTATTTATTGATGGCGTACAACTAACAGAAGCTGAATACGCGCTGCCGCTGGCGAAAGGTTTTCATCAAATAAAGGTAAAGTATATATACAATGCGCCGCCTCCGCCAACCGGCAGGTACAGGCCACGTGTAGCACCACTTAAAGTATATGTTACCGCACCCGGAAGTTTTGAAAAGAAGGAGCTTAACGCAGCCGATCTTTACTATTGA
- a CDS encoding Atu2307/SP_0267 family LLM class monooxygenase — protein MELGISTFGEIHPDGTSGNAVNAHKRVQELLEEVKLADEVGLDVYAFGEHHRPDFVISAPEILISAAAAITRNIRLSSSVTVLSSADPVRTFQNFATADLVSGGRVEMIAGRGSFIESFPLFGFDLNDYDALFTEKLELFLQINKQEVVSWQGNFRAPIRNQGVYPRPLQQEIPVWIGVGGTPASAKRAGALNLPMIIAILGSAPKHFVPFVELYRESAAKAGHDISKLQLAISSQFYIAENSQQAADEFYPSYEALMTRVGKDRGWSPMTREQFEYLRDFGPLVVGDPQQAIDKIMQQYELFGNTRFVAQLVTGFTKHKDILKAIELYGTKVAPVVRKETKAKA, from the coding sequence ATGGAATTAGGTATAAGCACCTTTGGTGAGATCCATCCCGACGGGACGAGCGGCAACGCCGTAAACGCCCACAAGCGGGTTCAGGAATTATTGGAAGAAGTAAAACTGGCCGATGAGGTTGGTTTGGATGTTTATGCCTTCGGCGAACACCACCGGCCCGATTTTGTGATTTCGGCACCCGAAATATTGATATCAGCAGCAGCGGCCATTACCAGAAACATCCGGCTGTCAAGCTCGGTTACCGTATTGAGTTCGGCCGACCCTGTGCGTACATTTCAAAACTTCGCCACTGCCGATCTGGTATCAGGCGGTCGCGTTGAGATGATAGCCGGCCGGGGTTCCTTTATTGAATCTTTCCCGCTTTTTGGTTTCGACCTGAATGATTATGATGCATTATTTACCGAAAAGCTGGAACTGTTTTTACAGATCAACAAACAGGAAGTAGTTTCATGGCAGGGTAATTTCCGGGCACCAATCAGGAACCAGGGTGTATATCCTCGTCCGCTGCAACAGGAAATTCCGGTTTGGATTGGTGTTGGAGGCACTCCTGCCTCAGCTAAACGGGCAGGAGCACTTAACCTCCCTATGATCATTGCTATTTTGGGCAGCGCACCAAAACATTTTGTGCCCTTTGTTGAGCTTTACCGCGAATCGGCAGCCAAAGCCGGGCATGATATAAGCAAGCTGCAATTGGCCATCAGTTCGCAATTTTATATTGCCGAAAACTCACAACAGGCAGCCGACGAGTTTTATCCAAGCTACGAAGCCCTCATGACCCGTGTTGGCAAAGACAGGGGCTGGTCGCCCATGACGAGGGAACAATTTGAGTACCTGCGCGATTTTGGGCCATTGGTAGTTGGAGACCCACAGCAGGCCATTGACAAGATCATGCAGCAATATGAGCTTTTTGGCAATACCCGTTTCGTAGCCCAACTGGTTACCGGCTTTACCAAACACAAGGATATTTTAAAAGCAATTGAGCTTTACGGTACAAAAGTGGCGCCTGTTGTACGCAAAGAAACCAAGGCAAAAGCTTAA
- a CDS encoding alpha/beta hydrolase: MTQINVAGNYATVNGLKMYYEIHGEGFPLVLIHGGGSDIGVTFGRVLSAFAQNHQVIGVDLQAHGRTPDRGVPTSFEQDADDVAALLKHLDIKQADIMGFSNGGNTAMQVAIRHPQLVHKIVIASSFYKRSGFDSWFWDFMPNATLANMPKPLQEAFLKINNDPAALELMHNRDRDRMLAFQDWSDDAIRSITMPALVIAGDKDVIRPEHTLELYRMLPDAELCILPAGHGDYIGEIEDIGRDGNYPAVAIIEEFLTKAKA, encoded by the coding sequence ATGACACAAATAAATGTTGCCGGTAACTATGCCACCGTTAACGGCCTGAAAATGTATTATGAAATTCATGGCGAAGGCTTCCCGCTGGTATTGATCCACGGAGGAGGTTCTGATATCGGCGTTACCTTTGGCAGGGTATTATCCGCCTTTGCACAAAATCATCAGGTTATAGGGGTAGATCTGCAGGCACATGGCCGGACCCCTGACAGGGGCGTACCTACCTCATTTGAACAGGATGCTGATGATGTTGCAGCTTTGCTTAAACATTTGGATATAAAACAGGCCGATATTATGGGCTTCAGCAACGGCGGTAACACGGCCATGCAAGTAGCTATCAGGCACCCGCAATTGGTTCATAAAATTGTGATCGCTTCTTCGTTTTATAAACGCAGCGGTTTCGACTCCTGGTTTTGGGATTTTATGCCAAATGCCACTTTAGCGAATATGCCCAAACCTTTACAGGAGGCTTTCCTTAAAATAAATAATGATCCTGCTGCCCTGGAATTAATGCATAATCGTGATCGTGACCGCATGCTTGCTTTTCAAGACTGGAGCGACGATGCTATCCGTTCTATCACCATGCCGGCATTGGTTATAGCAGGGGATAAAGACGTAATCAGGCCCGAGCATACACTGGAGCTATATCGAATGTTGCCTGATGCGGAGCTTTGTATTTTACCAGCAGGCCATGGCGATTACATAGGTGAGATTGAAGATATTGGCAGGGATGGAAATTATCCTGCTGTAGCTATTATTGAGGAATTTTTAACCAAGGCAAAAGCTTAA